The following coding sequences lie in one Burkholderia cepacia genomic window:
- a CDS encoding immunity protein Imm33 domain-containing protein, whose protein sequence is MAGDPATLRAQQEAICARYGLPAVEPEDMVAVAMSTLGRMPVYGTRISLSEGENVGWFFHCGEYSDAVDFYQPLHAAHLSTYLPSVLPYLRLPAGARFIVDDAGYEDVWIE, encoded by the coding sequence ATGGCAGGCGATCCCGCGACGCTGCGCGCGCAACAGGAAGCCATTTGCGCGCGATATGGCCTGCCTGCCGTCGAGCCTGAAGACATGGTTGCCGTCGCGATGTCGACACTCGGGCGCATGCCTGTCTACGGCACCCGCATCTCGCTGTCCGAGGGCGAGAACGTCGGCTGGTTCTTCCATTGCGGCGAATACTCCGACGCGGTCGATTTTTATCAACCGCTGCATGCCGCGCACTTGTCGACATACCTGCCATCGGTTCTCCCCTATCTGCGGTTGCCGGCCGGTGCGCGTTTCATCGTCGACGATGCGGGTTATGAAGATGTCTGGATTGAGTGA
- the tssK gene encoding type VI secretion system baseplate subunit TssK produces the protein MSYSAKVLWGEGLFLRPQHFQRQDAYHEARLFESIQAIQPYNWGVRSVRIDRDALGSNVLRVAELALVFPDGALYAAPQADDLPPPIALDTLPDGINEFVFYLALHPQRENGTNYSDDPAAGFMTRFVSEQTSVADNFTDAAEADITFLKTQVKLIAHSEPRDQLLSVPLVRVRRTATSGFEIDDSFVPPCLAIEASPILHQRLRQLVDALQAKVNALYGFHREPSKNIIEFRSGDIASFWLLHTANAAFATLAHLHQHAALHPERLFQELLRLAGQLMTFSKGYTLADLPVYRHDDPGPSFARLDLMLRELLDTVISTRYFAITLDEVRPSFHLGRLDSGKIDDKTEFYLAVSADMPSVELVDAVPARFKVGAPDDVDKLVLSAMPGVRLSYTPQVPPAIPVRPGACYFALDSRSPLYERMLQAQSAMIYAPTGINDLKFELIAVTS, from the coding sequence ATGAGTTATTCGGCCAAGGTGCTGTGGGGGGAAGGGCTGTTCCTCCGGCCCCAACACTTTCAGCGGCAGGACGCGTACCACGAAGCGCGCCTGTTCGAGTCCATCCAGGCGATCCAGCCTTACAACTGGGGCGTGCGCTCGGTGCGCATCGACCGCGACGCGCTCGGCAGCAACGTGCTGCGCGTGGCGGAACTCGCGCTCGTGTTCCCGGACGGCGCGCTGTATGCCGCGCCGCAGGCCGACGACCTGCCGCCGCCGATCGCGCTGGACACGCTGCCCGACGGCATCAACGAGTTCGTGTTCTATCTCGCGTTGCACCCGCAGCGCGAGAACGGCACCAATTACAGCGACGATCCGGCCGCCGGCTTCATGACGCGCTTCGTCAGTGAGCAGACGAGCGTCGCCGACAATTTCACCGACGCCGCCGAAGCCGACATCACGTTCCTGAAGACGCAGGTCAAGCTGATCGCGCACAGCGAACCGCGTGACCAGCTGCTGTCGGTGCCGCTCGTACGCGTGCGCCGCACCGCGACATCCGGCTTCGAGATCGACGACAGCTTCGTGCCGCCGTGCCTCGCGATCGAGGCGTCGCCGATCCTGCACCAGCGGCTGCGCCAGCTCGTCGACGCGCTGCAGGCGAAGGTGAACGCGCTGTACGGTTTCCACCGCGAGCCGTCGAAGAACATCATCGAGTTCCGCTCGGGCGACATCGCGTCGTTCTGGCTGCTGCATACCGCGAACGCCGCGTTCGCGACGCTCGCGCACCTGCACCAGCACGCGGCGCTGCATCCGGAGCGGCTGTTCCAGGAACTGCTGCGCCTCGCGGGCCAGCTGATGACGTTCTCGAAGGGCTATACGCTTGCCGACCTGCCCGTGTACCGCCACGACGATCCGGGACCGAGTTTTGCGCGTCTGGACCTGATGCTGCGCGAGCTGCTCGACACCGTGATCTCGACGCGCTACTTCGCGATCACGCTCGACGAGGTGCGCCCGTCGTTCCACCTCGGCCGCCTCGATTCCGGCAAGATCGACGACAAGACCGAGTTCTACCTGGCCGTGTCCGCGGACATGCCGAGCGTCGAGCTCGTCGATGCCGTGCCGGCCCGCTTCAAGGTCGGCGCGCCCGACGACGTCGACAAGCTCGTGCTGTCGGCGATGCCCGGCGTGCGGCTGTCGTACACGCCGCAGGTGCCGCCCGCGATTCCGGTGCGGCCCGGCGCGTGCTACTTCGCGCTCGATTCGCGCAGCCCGCTGTACGAGCGCATGCTGCAGGCCCAGTCCGCGATGATCTATGCGCCGACTGGCATCAATGACCTGAAATTCGAACTGATCGCGGTCACATCATGA
- a CDS encoding tetratricopeptide repeat protein, giving the protein MKDRLFAKLSGVVVACGVIAGCASQPPAPPTAEVFNKSLADADAVAKAGDQDKALGLYQQLAKSDPTREEPWSRIAQIQFAQNHYGQAIVAAQEALQRDATDRQAKSVLAVAGLRIATQSLGELRQDSSLAGDAKSDAQALAKQLRDTLGESALFPPETKAVKTRPPRRVVHRPKGVAAPAAEAAAATTPTPPATPQKGSADPFGALRN; this is encoded by the coding sequence ATGAAAGACCGTCTCTTCGCAAAACTGTCTGGGGTAGTAGTGGCTTGCGGCGTGATCGCCGGTTGCGCGAGCCAGCCTCCCGCGCCGCCGACTGCCGAAGTGTTCAACAAGTCGCTGGCCGATGCAGACGCCGTTGCGAAGGCAGGGGATCAGGACAAGGCACTCGGCCTGTACCAGCAGCTCGCGAAGTCGGATCCGACGCGCGAGGAGCCGTGGTCGCGCATCGCGCAGATCCAGTTCGCGCAGAACCACTATGGCCAGGCGATCGTCGCCGCCCAGGAAGCGCTGCAGCGCGACGCGACCGACCGTCAGGCGAAGAGCGTGCTGGCCGTCGCCGGCCTGCGGATCGCGACGCAATCGCTCGGCGAGCTGCGCCAGGATTCGTCGCTCGCGGGCGACGCGAAGTCCGATGCGCAGGCGCTGGCGAAGCAGCTGCGCGACACGCTGGGCGAATCGGCGCTGTTCCCGCCGGAGACGAAGGCCGTGAAGACGCGCCCGCCGCGCCGCGTCGTCCATCGTCCGAAGGGTGTTGCCGCACCGGCCGCCGAAGCGGCAGCGGCCACTACGCCGACGCCGCCTGCCACGCCGCAAAAGGGCAGCGCCGATCCGTTCGGCGCACTGCGCAATTGA
- the tssB gene encoding type VI secretion system contractile sheath small subunit, protein MAKKESIQKSLQKIRPPRVQLTYEVEKGDAIEVKELPFVVGVVGDLAGQSEIEQPKLRDRKFVNIDRDNFDDVMKAIEPRAAFQVENRLSEDGGKFAVDLKFRSLSDFSPDEVVEQVEPLRRLLEARSKLADLRNKLAGNDKLEDLLSEVLKNTQQLQELAKGTGGDKDGE, encoded by the coding sequence ATGGCCAAGAAAGAAAGCATTCAGAAAAGCTTGCAGAAAATACGGCCGCCGCGCGTCCAGCTGACCTACGAGGTCGAGAAGGGCGATGCGATCGAGGTGAAGGAGCTGCCGTTCGTCGTCGGGGTTGTCGGCGATCTGGCGGGCCAGTCCGAAATCGAACAGCCGAAGCTGCGCGACCGCAAGTTCGTCAACATCGACCGCGACAATTTCGACGACGTGATGAAGGCGATCGAGCCGCGCGCCGCGTTCCAGGTGGAAAACCGCCTGAGCGAGGACGGCGGCAAGTTCGCGGTCGACCTGAAGTTCCGCTCGCTGTCGGATTTCAGCCCGGACGAAGTCGTCGAACAGGTCGAGCCGCTGCGCCGCCTGCTCGAGGCGCGCTCGAAGCTCGCCGACCTGCGCAACAAGCTTGCCGGCAACGACAAGCTCGAGGATCTGCTGTCCGAGGTGCTGAAGAACACGCAGCAGCTGCAGGAGCTCGCGAAGGGCACCGGCGGCGACAAAGACGGCGAATGA
- the tssJ gene encoding type VI secretion system lipoprotein TssJ, with amino-acid sequence MIRYALPLVACALLAGCAAAPLLGSAASAVMSAAGIGKPELPDAQKPPRNIGLTLAAAPNLNAATDNKPLALVVRLYALKDPTSFQQAPFDAFTDPTKEKTALGADLLNVREITLIPGQRYTATEKVSREAQAFGIVALFRDPALQRWKLTFDPVKSEKSGIIIGLHNCAMTVTDGTVIAPQQGAPSQPLNMLSSVSCG; translated from the coding sequence ATGATTCGCTACGCGCTGCCGCTGGTTGCGTGCGCCCTTCTGGCCGGATGCGCGGCCGCTCCGCTGCTCGGCTCGGCCGCGAGCGCCGTGATGTCCGCGGCCGGCATCGGCAAGCCCGAGTTGCCGGACGCGCAGAAGCCGCCGCGCAATATCGGGCTCACGCTGGCCGCCGCGCCGAACCTGAATGCCGCGACCGACAACAAGCCGCTCGCGCTCGTCGTCCGGCTTTACGCGCTGAAGGACCCGACGTCGTTCCAGCAGGCGCCGTTCGACGCCTTTACCGATCCGACCAAGGAAAAGACCGCACTCGGCGCCGACCTGTTGAACGTACGTGAAATCACGCTGATTCCGGGCCAGCGCTATACGGCGACCGAGAAGGTTTCGCGCGAGGCGCAGGCGTTCGGCATCGTCGCGCTGTTCCGCGATCCCGCACTCCAACGATGGAAACTGACGTTTGATCCGGTGAAGTCGGAGAAATCCGGCATAATCATCGGCCTGCATAATTGCGCGATGACGGTCACCGATGGCACTGTCATTGCACCGCAGCAGGGTGCGCCTTCACAACCGCTGAATATGCTTTCTTCGGTGTCCTGCGGTTAA
- a CDS encoding DUF7716 domain-containing protein, whose amino-acid sequence MSIDSATEVSLQHILERPGDFSGWLYLPPRPWTLDTAGAFSEDTGNDEEVAAPAIARQSGWQITLDSATIEDIVINAHDQIDEPSMAQLFDAFVFYIENDAFILF is encoded by the coding sequence ATGTCGATCGACTCCGCGACCGAAGTGTCGCTGCAACATATTCTCGAACGCCCGGGCGATTTCTCCGGATGGCTCTACCTGCCGCCGAGGCCTTGGACGCTCGATACGGCGGGCGCTTTTTCCGAAGACACCGGAAACGACGAAGAGGTCGCCGCGCCTGCCATCGCCCGCCAATCCGGCTGGCAGATCACGCTCGACAGCGCGACGATCGAGGACATCGTGATCAACGCGCACGACCAGATCGACGAGCCGAGCATGGCTCAGTTGTTCGATGCGTTCGTGTTCTACATCGAAAACGACGCGTTCATTCTGTTCTGA
- the icmH gene encoding type IVB secretion system protein IcmH/DotU, which translates to MSYAPSLFGDNAPAPMHTPASTDSAFQARSLLDLLYDGFFMLFLLKNGREPDSAGEFGTRIQEFLSDFERGAKKLNIAAEDVYGAKFAFCAAIDEMVLSSQFKIRADWERRPLQLVLFGEQLAGEKFYQYLEECRAQGAARLQSLEVFHMCLLLGFQGKYLLEGPEKLAYLTARLGDEIAHMKGKRAPFAPNWPLPDQIAHRLKREVPVWAIGAVFALVALLGFLGLNTYLKDKTLQALAPYSQVIKVGPESANLTISLP; encoded by the coding sequence ATGAGCTACGCGCCTTCCCTGTTCGGCGACAACGCGCCGGCACCCATGCATACCCCGGCGTCGACGGACTCCGCGTTCCAGGCGCGTTCGCTGCTCGACTTGCTGTACGACGGCTTCTTCATGCTGTTCCTGCTCAAGAACGGGCGGGAACCGGACAGCGCCGGCGAGTTCGGCACGCGGATCCAGGAATTCCTGTCGGATTTCGAGCGCGGTGCGAAGAAGCTGAATATCGCCGCCGAGGATGTGTACGGCGCGAAATTCGCGTTCTGCGCGGCCATCGACGAAATGGTGCTGTCGTCGCAGTTCAAGATCCGCGCGGACTGGGAGCGCCGGCCGCTGCAGCTCGTGCTGTTCGGCGAGCAGCTCGCGGGCGAGAAGTTCTATCAGTATCTCGAGGAGTGCCGCGCGCAGGGTGCGGCGCGGCTGCAGTCGCTCGAGGTGTTTCATATGTGCCTGCTGCTCGGGTTTCAGGGCAAGTATCTGCTCGAGGGGCCGGAGAAGCTCGCTTATCTGACGGCGCGGCTGGGCGACGAAATCGCCCATATGAAGGGCAAGCGCGCGCCGTTCGCGCCGAATTGGCCGCTGCCGGACCAGATCGCGCACCGGTTGAAGCGTGAGGTACCGGTCTGGGCGATCGGGGCCGTGTTCGCGCTGGTTGCGCTGCTCGGGTTTCTCGGGCTCAACACGTATCTGAAGGACAAGACGCTGCAGGCGTTGGCGCCTTATTCACAGGTGATCAAGGTCGGGCCGGAGTCGGCCAATTTGACGATTTCGTTGCCGTAA